One Pseudomonas rhizophila DNA window includes the following coding sequences:
- a CDS encoding acetyl-CoA carboxylase carboxyltransferase subunit alpha, giving the protein MNPNFLDFEQPIADLQAKIEELRLVGNDNSLNIGDEISRLQDKSRTLTEDIFGKLTSWQIARLARHPRRPYTLDYIEHIFTEFDELHGDRHFSDDAAIVGGVARLDDQPVMVIGHQKGREVREKVRRNFGMPRPEGYRKACRLMEMAERFKMPILTFIDTPGAYPGIDAEERNQSEAIAWNLRVMARLKTPIIATVIGEGGSGGALAIGVCDQLNMLQYSTYAVISPEGCASILWKTAEKAPDAAEAMGITAERLKGLGIVDKVISEPVGGAHRDPAAAAALIRAELSSQLSMLKKFDNEALLARRYERLMSYGL; this is encoded by the coding sequence ATGAACCCGAATTTTCTAGATTTCGAACAGCCGATCGCCGACCTGCAAGCCAAGATCGAAGAGTTGCGCTTGGTCGGTAATGACAATTCGCTGAATATCGGCGATGAAATCTCTCGTCTGCAGGACAAAAGCCGCACGCTGACCGAAGACATCTTTGGCAAGCTGACCAGCTGGCAGATCGCCCGCCTGGCGCGTCATCCGCGTCGTCCCTATACCCTGGACTATATCGAGCACATCTTCACTGAGTTCGATGAACTGCACGGCGATCGGCATTTCTCCGACGACGCCGCGATCGTGGGTGGCGTCGCCCGTCTGGACGACCAGCCAGTGATGGTCATCGGCCATCAGAAAGGCCGCGAAGTGCGCGAAAAGGTGCGCCGCAACTTCGGCATGCCGCGTCCGGAAGGCTATCGCAAGGCGTGCCGCCTGATGGAAATGGCCGAGCGCTTCAAGATGCCGATCCTGACCTTCATCGACACGCCGGGCGCTTATCCGGGCATCGACGCCGAAGAGCGCAACCAGAGCGAAGCGATCGCCTGGAACCTGCGCGTAATGGCACGACTGAAAACCCCGATCATCGCCACCGTGATCGGCGAAGGCGGTTCCGGCGGTGCGCTGGCCATTGGTGTCTGCGATCAGCTGAACATGCTGCAATACTCCACCTACGCGGTGATCTCGCCGGAAGGCTGCGCCTCGATCCTGTGGAAAACCGCCGAGAAGGCGCCGGATGCCGCCGAAGCCATGGGCATCACCGCTGAGCGTCTCAAAGGCCTGGGTATCGTGGATAAAGTGATCAGCGAGCCTGTAGGCGGCGCTCATCGTGATCCGGCCGCGGCTGCGGCGCTGATTCGTGCCGAGCTGAGCTCGCAACTGTCGATGCTCAAGAAGTTCGACAACGAGGCGCTGCTGGCCCGTCGCTATGAGCGGCTGATGAGCTACGGTCTCTGA